A genomic segment from Bradyrhizobium diazoefficiens USDA 110 encodes:
- a CDS encoding DUF4166 domain-containing protein, whose amino-acid sequence MTSARLSGSSASLPTHAKLLDDRRFRALLSDEDWGRLPLATWRRFSKRVADGDSVVYVGVVDEVAFSDIGWWLAQLVRLIGGPLPTGRDTGVPMIVTVTEDGASGGQTWTRICARKRGFPQVIHSAKRFAGPTGLEEYVGFGLSMALRIAVEDQVLTFRSAAYGLQLGSLWIPLPRWLTPGDLTVTHRDLGEGAFRFTLDLSHPRYGALIHQSATFREAVS is encoded by the coding sequence ATGACGTCGGCTCGATTATCAGGTTCCAGCGCATCTCTTCCCACTCACGCCAAATTGCTCGACGACCGCCGCTTCCGTGCGTTGCTGTCGGACGAGGATTGGGGCCGCCTGCCGCTCGCGACCTGGCGGCGCTTTTCCAAGCGCGTCGCTGACGGCGACAGCGTCGTTTATGTCGGCGTCGTCGACGAGGTCGCTTTCAGCGACATCGGCTGGTGGCTCGCGCAGCTCGTACGCCTGATCGGCGGGCCATTGCCGACCGGCCGCGACACCGGCGTGCCGATGATCGTCACCGTCACCGAGGACGGCGCCAGCGGCGGCCAGACCTGGACGCGCATCTGCGCGCGCAAGCGCGGCTTTCCGCAGGTGATCCATTCCGCAAAGCGCTTCGCCGGTCCGACCGGGCTCGAGGAATATGTCGGCTTCGGCCTCTCGATGGCGCTGCGCATCGCGGTCGAGGACCAGGTGCTGACCTTCCGCAGCGCCGCTTACGGGCTCCAGCTCGGAAGCCTGTGGATTCCGTTGCCGCGATGGCTGACGCCGGGCGACCTCACGGTGACGCATCGCGATCTCGGCGAGGGCGCCTTCCGCTTCACCCTCGATCTCAGTCACCCGCGTTACGGTGCGCTGATCCACCAGTCCGCCACCTTCAGGGAGGCCGTATCATGA
- a CDS encoding tautomerase family protein, with protein sequence MPLITVSYTTSRQSPSLKADIASAVSELTAKILHKDPKVTAIIVKSVDAGDWFAGGRSLAEQKLASYWIDIHVSEGTNTKDEKAAYLAAMFKRMAEILGPLHPETYLHVDEVKGDAYGFGGLTQERRYIAGKLEVALKAA encoded by the coding sequence ATGCCCCTGATCACCGTGTCCTACACCACCTCGCGCCAATCGCCTTCGCTGAAGGCCGACATCGCCAGCGCCGTGTCCGAACTCACCGCAAAAATCCTGCACAAGGATCCCAAGGTGACCGCCATCATCGTGAAGTCCGTCGATGCCGGCGACTGGTTCGCCGGCGGCAGGTCGCTCGCCGAGCAGAAGCTTGCCAGCTACTGGATCGACATCCACGTCAGCGAAGGCACCAACACCAAGGACGAGAAGGCGGCCTATCTCGCCGCGATGTTCAAGCGCATGGCCGAGATTTTGGGCCCGCTTCATCCCGAGACCTATCTGCATGTCGACGAGGTCAAGGGCGACGCCTACGGCTTTGGCGGCCTGACCCAGGAGCGCCGCTACATCGCCGGCAAGCTCGAGGTTGCCCTGAAGGCAGCATGA
- a CDS encoding TIGR01777 family oxidoreductase, whose protein sequence is MTPLLWILIAVQIAMGVFDTFYHHEFTERLAWRPSQRFELKLHGVRNMLYALLFLVLGWLEVHGLLALSIVAVLVAEVVITLMDFVEEDLSRKLPPSERINHTLLAINYGAILVLLLPVLIDWAMRPFGVTVVYQGLLSIAATACAVGAALCGIRDFAAVRRLGRMTSVPAYGLVEKLPGRKTVLITGATGFIGSRLAASLSAAGHHVIALIRNPAKAELLPPPVTLITSLDQLASDMRIDAIVNLAGEPIGNGLWTGAKRAEILKSRIDMTGEVVKLIARLDHKPDVLVSGSAIGWYGLWADQVLTESAKSHACFSHELCAAWEQAARPAEELGVRVVYLRIGLVLGTEGGFITRMLTPFEFGLGGPLGTGRQWMSWIERDDLIRLIAYVIATPDLTGPVNATAPIPVTNAKFTEELGRRLHRPAVFRIPGGLLRRIGGGFADELLLGGQRVLPNKALSRGFVFRHETLRSAFEAIL, encoded by the coding sequence ATGACGCCGCTGTTGTGGATCCTCATCGCCGTCCAGATCGCGATGGGCGTGTTCGACACCTTCTATCACCACGAATTCACCGAGCGCCTGGCCTGGCGTCCGTCGCAGCGCTTCGAGCTGAAGCTGCACGGCGTCCGCAACATGCTCTACGCGCTGTTGTTCCTCGTGCTCGGCTGGCTCGAGGTTCATGGCCTGCTGGCGCTCTCGATCGTCGCGGTGCTGGTCGCCGAGGTCGTCATCACGCTGATGGATTTCGTCGAGGAGGATCTGAGCCGGAAATTGCCGCCGAGCGAGCGCATCAACCACACGCTGCTTGCGATCAACTACGGCGCCATTCTCGTCCTGCTGCTGCCGGTCCTGATCGACTGGGCGATGCGGCCGTTCGGCGTGACCGTCGTGTATCAAGGTCTGCTCAGCATCGCAGCGACCGCCTGTGCGGTCGGCGCAGCGCTCTGCGGGATCAGGGATTTTGCAGCGGTGCGCCGGCTCGGCCGCATGACGAGCGTGCCGGCGTACGGGCTCGTCGAAAAGCTCCCCGGGCGCAAGACCGTGCTGATCACAGGTGCCACCGGCTTCATCGGCAGCCGCCTCGCGGCGAGCCTCAGCGCGGCAGGGCATCACGTCATCGCGCTCATTCGCAACCCGGCGAAGGCCGAGCTGCTGCCGCCGCCGGTGACGCTGATCACCAGCCTCGATCAGCTCGCCTCGGATATGCGTATCGATGCCATCGTCAATCTCGCCGGCGAGCCGATCGGCAACGGCCTTTGGACCGGGGCCAAGCGCGCGGAGATCCTGAAGTCTCGCATCGACATGACCGGCGAGGTCGTCAAACTGATCGCGCGGCTCGACCACAAGCCCGACGTGCTCGTCAGCGGCTCCGCGATCGGCTGGTACGGCCTGTGGGCCGACCAGGTGCTGACCGAGTCGGCGAAGTCGCATGCCTGCTTCAGCCACGAACTGTGCGCGGCGTGGGAGCAGGCGGCGCGGCCGGCGGAGGAGCTTGGCGTGCGCGTGGTCTATTTGCGCATCGGCCTCGTGCTGGGCACGGAAGGCGGCTTCATCACGCGCATGCTGACGCCGTTCGAGTTCGGCCTCGGCGGACCGCTCGGCACCGGGCGGCAGTGGATGTCCTGGATCGAGCGCGACGACCTGATCCGGCTGATCGCCTATGTGATCGCGACGCCCGATCTCACTGGGCCCGTCAACGCCACCGCGCCGATCCCGGTCACCAACGCAAAGTTCACCGAGGAGCTCGGCCGCCGCCTGCATCGGCCCGCGGTGTTCCGCATCCCCGGCGGCCTACTGCGCCGGATCGGCGGCGGCTTTGCCGACGAGCTTCTGCTCGGTGGCCAGCGCGTGCTGCCGAACAAGGCGCTGAGCCGCGGTTTTGTGTTCCGGCACGAGACGCTGCGCAGCGCGTTCGAGGCGATCTTGTGA
- the lipB gene encoding lipoyl(octanoyl) transferase LipB: MVNSPQNPRQDQRQDLDLTSFSATGGEPVEWRISDAPVPYPEAVAAMEARVAAIAAGEAPELVWLLEHPPLYTSGTSGKDSDLLDPRFPTFATGRGGQLTYHGPGQRVAYIMLDLKRRRPDVRAYVASLEELILKTLAAFNVRGERREDRVGVWVKRPDKGDGYEDKIAAIGVRLKRWVSFHGIAINVEPELSHFAGIVPCGVADPRYGVTSLVDLGQLVTMADVDVALRQAFEELFGPTRALVPEAAA; encoded by the coding sequence ATGGTTAATTCGCCTCAAAACCCCCGCCAAGATCAGCGTCAAGACCTCGATCTGACGTCGTTTTCCGCCACAGGCGGCGAGCCCGTCGAGTGGCGGATTTCGGACGCGCCGGTGCCCTATCCGGAGGCTGTAGCCGCCATGGAGGCGCGGGTTGCCGCGATCGCGGCCGGCGAGGCCCCCGAGCTGGTCTGGCTGCTCGAACACCCCCCGCTCTACACCTCCGGCACCTCGGGCAAGGATTCGGACCTGCTCGATCCCCGATTCCCGACCTTCGCCACCGGGCGCGGCGGGCAGCTCACCTATCACGGGCCCGGCCAGCGGGTGGCCTACATCATGCTCGACCTCAAGCGCCGCCGGCCTGATGTCCGGGCCTATGTCGCGAGCCTGGAGGAGCTGATCCTGAAGACGCTCGCCGCCTTCAACGTCCGCGGCGAACGGCGCGAGGACCGGGTCGGCGTCTGGGTGAAACGGCCCGACAAGGGCGACGGGTACGAGGACAAGATCGCCGCGATCGGCGTGCGGCTGAAGCGTTGGGTATCGTTCCACGGCATCGCCATCAATGTCGAGCCGGAGCTGTCGCATTTCGCAGGGATCGTGCCCTGCGGCGTCGCCGATCCCCGCTACGGCGTCACCTCGCTGGTCGATCTCGGCCAGCTCGTGACGATGGCCGATGTCGATGTTGCGCTTCGGCAGGCGTTCGAAGAGCTGTTCGGACCGACCCGCGCGCTGGTGCCGGAAGCGGCCGCCTGA
- a CDS encoding isocitrate lyase/PEP mutase family protein yields MAFRSRREKLRSILSGPGCIHPGSVYDAISIRIAEDLGFPLGMFGGSVASLAVLGDPDITLITLTELAEQMRRMSRASALPVLVDADHGYGNALNVRRTVQELETAGAAGLTIEDTLLPAAFGEAKTQLISLEEGVGKMKAALSGRSDPTLVIMGRTGAAAITSLDDTIRRAQAYEATGVDALFFTGIKSRAELEAVAAATHLPIVLGGAPEELNAPDYLAGQRVRIALQGHAPIAAATQAVHDTLKALREGAPPKALKGLASAELTSRVMREAETKARGADVLGFKK; encoded by the coding sequence ATGGCCTTTCGTTCCCGCCGCGAAAAACTGCGATCGATCCTGTCGGGTCCGGGCTGCATCCATCCCGGCTCGGTCTACGACGCCATCTCGATCCGCATCGCCGAGGATCTCGGCTTTCCGCTCGGCATGTTCGGCGGTTCGGTGGCCTCGCTCGCCGTGCTCGGCGACCCCGATATCACGCTGATCACGCTCACCGAGCTCGCCGAGCAGATGCGGCGGATGTCGCGCGCGTCCGCGCTGCCGGTGCTGGTCGATGCCGATCACGGCTATGGCAATGCGCTCAACGTGCGCCGCACCGTGCAGGAGCTGGAGACGGCGGGTGCGGCCGGTCTCACCATCGAGGACACGCTGCTGCCGGCCGCCTTCGGTGAAGCGAAGACGCAATTGATCTCGCTGGAGGAGGGCGTCGGCAAGATGAAGGCGGCGCTCAGCGGCCGCAGCGATCCCACGCTCGTCATCATGGGCCGCACTGGAGCTGCCGCGATCACCTCGCTCGACGATACGATCCGCCGCGCGCAGGCGTACGAGGCGACCGGCGTGGATGCGCTGTTCTTCACCGGCATCAAGTCGCGTGCCGAGCTTGAAGCAGTCGCAGCCGCGACGCATCTGCCGATCGTGCTCGGCGGCGCGCCGGAAGAATTGAATGCGCCCGATTATCTCGCCGGCCAGCGCGTGCGCATCGCGCTCCAGGGCCATGCGCCGATCGCGGCCGCGACGCAGGCCGTCCACGATACGCTGAAGGCGCTGCGCGAAGGCGCGCCGCCCAAAGCGCTCAAGGGATTGGCGTCCGCGGAATTGACCAGCCGTGTCATGCGCGAGGCCGAGACGAAGGCGCGCGGCGCCGATGTGCTCGGATTCAAGAAATGA
- a CDS encoding GbsR/MarR family transcriptional regulator, whose amino-acid sequence MTEATGKKKLPAAVERFILHWGDMGDEWGVNRSVSQIHGLLYLAEAPMTAEDIADTLGMARSNVSNSIKELLAWSLIRRVPILGDRRDHFEAETDIWEVAARIAARRKERELDPAIVALRACVSDAADDPTINPVASKRLKEMLAFTELADHWFMQMLKVPRPRLVALMRLGEKVVNLLPLGKVK is encoded by the coding sequence ATGACAGAAGCAACCGGAAAGAAGAAACTCCCTGCCGCCGTCGAGCGCTTCATCCTGCATTGGGGCGACATGGGCGACGAATGGGGCGTCAACCGCTCGGTCAGCCAGATCCACGGGCTGCTCTATCTGGCGGAAGCGCCGATGACCGCCGAGGACATCGCCGACACGCTCGGCATGGCGCGCTCCAACGTCTCCAACTCGATCAAGGAGCTGCTGGCCTGGAGCCTGATCCGGCGGGTGCCGATCCTCGGCGACCGCCGCGATCATTTCGAAGCCGAGACCGACATCTGGGAGGTTGCGGCCCGGATCGCGGCGCGGCGCAAGGAGCGGGAGCTCGATCCAGCGATCGTAGCGCTCCGGGCCTGCGTGTCCGATGCCGCCGACGATCCGACCATCAATCCGGTCGCGAGCAAACGGCTGAAGGAGATGCTCGCCTTCACCGAGCTCGCCGACCACTGGTTCATGCAGATGCTGAAGGTGCCGCGGCCGCGGCTGGTCGCCCTGATGCGGCTTGGCGAGAAGGTCGTCAACCTGCTGCCGCTGGGCAAGGTCAAATAG
- a CDS encoding LysR family transcriptional regulator, with protein MTATLDIATVQAFLLVADLQSFTRAAEALGTTQAAVSLKLQRLETLLRKRLVERSPRAVRLTADGAAFLDRARALMEAHDRALSGDTSTAQSLSLGISDHAAGPELVPLLERLHAMSSNLTLAVTIGFSREMQDAYDTGELDAVIVRQEGSRRGGEKLAEDEFCWFASRRFTLPKGEPLPLATLAPPCGVRAIAVRALDKAGLAWRERFVGGGVTAVVAAALAGLAIAPLARRIAPPGLIDIGPAHKLPKLGSSKVMLHSKVSDPAKLAALRAVAATFKSVAA; from the coding sequence ATGACAGCCACCCTCGACATCGCCACCGTCCAGGCCTTCCTGCTGGTCGCCGACCTCCAGAGCTTTACCCGCGCCGCGGAAGCGCTCGGCACGACGCAGGCAGCGGTCAGCCTCAAGCTCCAGCGGCTGGAGACGCTGCTCCGCAAACGTCTCGTCGAGCGCTCGCCGCGCGCGGTACGGCTCACCGCCGACGGTGCCGCGTTCCTCGATCGCGCCCGTGCGCTGATGGAAGCGCATGACCGCGCGCTGTCCGGCGATACTTCGACTGCACAATCCCTCTCGCTCGGCATCTCCGACCACGCCGCCGGCCCCGAACTGGTGCCGCTGCTCGAACGTCTGCACGCGATGTCTTCGAATCTCACGCTCGCCGTCACCATCGGCTTCTCGCGCGAGATGCAGGACGCTTACGACACGGGCGAGCTGGATGCGGTGATCGTCCGCCAGGAAGGCAGCCGCCGCGGCGGCGAGAAGCTCGCCGAGGACGAGTTTTGCTGGTTCGCGTCACGACGCTTCACGCTGCCGAAGGGTGAGCCGCTGCCGCTCGCGACGCTCGCCCCGCCCTGCGGCGTTCGCGCCATTGCGGTCCGCGCGCTCGACAAGGCCGGCCTCGCCTGGCGCGAACGTTTTGTCGGAGGCGGCGTCACCGCAGTGGTCGCTGCCGCGCTTGCCGGACTTGCCATCGCGCCGCTGGCGCGGCGGATCGCGCCTCCCGGGCTGATCGACATCGGGCCCGCGCACAAGCTGCCGAAACTCGGCAGCTCGAAGGTGATGCTGCATTCGAAGGTCAGCGATCCCGCGAAGCTGGCGGCGCTGCGGGCGGTGGCGGCGACGTTCAAGAGCGTTGCCGCCTGA
- a CDS encoding FliM/FliN family flagellar motor switch protein, with product MPTLDKVTVDLMVVLGTTTMPIHQVLRLSRGAIIELDATEADEVKVLANNLPVASGVVLVDRNRIAVEVKQMLPRTPGTR from the coding sequence GTGCCCACTCTCGATAAAGTCACCGTGGATCTCATGGTCGTCCTCGGGACGACCACCATGCCGATCCATCAGGTATTACGTCTTTCCCGCGGCGCCATCATCGAGCTGGATGCAACCGAGGCCGACGAGGTCAAGGTTTTGGCCAACAACCTGCCGGTCGCCTCCGGCGTCGTGCTGGTCGACCGCAACCGGATCGCGGTCGAGGTCAAGCAGATGCTGCCACGCACGCCGGGCACGCGATAG
- a CDS encoding PAS domain-containing sensor histidine kinase has protein sequence MVRKSNQQRDLFESERSFRLLVEGVADYALYMLDPKGIITSWNIGGERIKGYSPQEIVGQHFSRFYTETDRANGKPARALGIARDKGRYEEEGWRVRKDGTFFWASVVIDPIYEDGELIGFAKITRDITERRNTELKLEAMQKQLAESQKFDALGQLTGGVAHDFNNLLMIISGSLHTLKRGADDGAKLQRAISAIETATRRGAALTNQLLTFARRQSVNPQAIDLAERIGAIREVLEAGVGSAVRLAFDIAREVWPIRTDVSEFETALLNLVINARDAMPDGGTVTIRARNVVLDEAPLAGEFVAIDVADTGLGIPADVVDKIFEPFFTTKPIGKGTGLGLSQVHGFAHQADGTVKVASELGKGTTFSILLPRGRDVPARETAEAVPFRGAGTVLLVEDNPDVAIVSIGLLEQLGYRVRRVPDAESALRELEQNGVDFVFSDIVMPGKMDGLTLAHHLRLIRPGLPILLATGYSEAAADVRGDFPILRKPYEIHELSEAIAKLPR, from the coding sequence ATGGTTAGAAAGTCCAATCAGCAGAGAGACTTGTTCGAGAGCGAACGCAGTTTCCGGCTGTTGGTCGAAGGGGTTGCCGACTACGCCCTGTACATGCTCGATCCCAAGGGGATCATCACGAGCTGGAATATCGGTGGCGAGCGCATCAAGGGCTATTCGCCCCAGGAGATCGTCGGCCAGCATTTTTCGCGTTTCTACACCGAGACCGACCGGGCCAACGGCAAGCCCGCCCGCGCCCTCGGCATCGCCCGCGACAAGGGCCGCTACGAGGAGGAAGGCTGGCGCGTCCGCAAGGACGGTACCTTCTTCTGGGCGAGCGTCGTGATCGACCCGATCTACGAGGACGGCGAGCTCATCGGCTTCGCGAAGATCACGCGCGACATCACCGAGCGACGCAACACGGAGCTCAAGCTCGAGGCGATGCAGAAGCAGCTTGCCGAATCCCAGAAGTTCGACGCGCTCGGCCAGCTCACCGGCGGCGTCGCCCACGATTTCAATAATCTCCTGATGATCATCAGCGGCAGCCTTCACACCCTGAAGCGGGGCGCCGACGACGGTGCCAAGCTCCAGCGCGCGATCTCGGCGATCGAGACTGCGACCCGGCGCGGCGCCGCGCTGACCAACCAGCTCCTCACCTTCGCGCGGCGACAGAGCGTCAACCCGCAGGCGATCGATCTTGCCGAGCGCATCGGGGCGATCCGCGAGGTGCTCGAGGCCGGCGTCGGCAGCGCCGTGCGCCTCGCCTTCGACATCGCCCGCGAGGTCTGGCCGATCAGAACCGACGTCTCGGAGTTCGAGACCGCGCTGCTCAATCTCGTCATCAATGCCCGCGATGCGATGCCCGACGGCGGCACGGTGACGATCCGCGCCCGCAACGTCGTGCTGGACGAAGCTCCGCTCGCCGGCGAGTTCGTGGCGATCGACGTCGCCGACACCGGACTCGGCATTCCCGCCGACGTCGTCGACAAGATTTTCGAGCCGTTCTTCACCACCAAGCCGATCGGCAAGGGCACCGGTCTCGGCCTGTCCCAGGTGCACGGCTTTGCGCACCAGGCCGACGGCACGGTGAAGGTCGCAAGCGAGCTCGGCAAGGGCACGACTTTCAGCATCCTGCTGCCGCGCGGACGGGATGTGCCGGCGCGGGAAACGGCGGAAGCGGTGCCGTTCCGCGGCGCCGGCACGGTGCTGCTGGTCGAGGACAATCCGGATGTCGCCATCGTCAGCATCGGTCTGCTGGAGCAGCTCGGCTACCGCGTTCGCCGCGTCCCCGACGCGGAATCCGCGCTGCGCGAGCTCGAGCAAAACGGCGTCGATTTCGTCTTTTCGGACATCGTGATGCCCGGCAAGATGGACGGCCTCACCCTCGCCCATCATCTGCGCCTGATCCGCCCCGGCCTGCCGATCCTGCTCGCCACCGGCTACAGCGAGGCCGCCGCCGACGTGCGCGGCGATTTCCCGATCCTGCGCAAGCCCTACGAGATCCACGAGCTGAGCGAAGCAATCGCGAAGCTGCCGAGGTGA
- a CDS encoding acylphosphatase — MSRAILQVMIRGRVQGVGYRAWVEYQATASGLEGWVRNRRDGSVEALFAGAPNHVADMVALCRHGPPSSRVDSVTSETAGADELNLRRAGEKFSVLPTV, encoded by the coding sequence ATGAGCCGGGCGATCCTCCAGGTCATGATCCGCGGCCGCGTGCAGGGCGTCGGCTATCGTGCCTGGGTCGAATACCAGGCCACCGCGAGCGGCCTCGAAGGCTGGGTCCGCAACCGCCGCGACGGCAGCGTCGAAGCGTTGTTCGCGGGCGCGCCGAACCACGTCGCCGACATGGTCGCGCTATGCCGCCATGGTCCGCCATCCTCGCGCGTCGACAGTGTCACCAGCGAGACGGCCGGTGCGGATGAGCTGAACCTGCGCAGGGCAGGGGAGAAGTTCTCGGTGTTGCCGACGGTTTGA
- a CDS encoding acetyl-CoA carboxylase biotin carboxylase subunit: MFKRILIANRGEIACRVIKTARRMGIETVAVYSEADRDALHVEMADEAVLIGPPAAAESYLVIEKIVEACRKTGAQAVHPGYGFLSEREAFPRALEAAGLVFIGPNPGAIAAMGDKIESKKAAAKAKVSTVPGHLGVIEDDKHAVRIADEIGYPVMIKASAGGGGKGMRIANSKSEVAEGFNLAKAEAKASFGDDRVFVEKFIVDPRHIEIQVLGDKHGNVIYLGERECSIQRRNQKVIEEAPSPLLDEATRRKMGEQAVALAKAVNYDSAGTVEFVAGQDKSFYFLEMNTRLQVEHPVTELVTGIDLVEQMIRVAAGEKLGLAQKDVTLTGWAVESRLYAEDPFRNFLPSIGRLVKYRPPAEASQDGITIRNDTGVQEGGEISIHYDPMIAKLVTHAPSRAAAIEAQATALDSFYVDGIRHNIPFLSALMHHPRWREGRLSTGFIAEEFPKGFAVRVPEGEVARRIAAVGAAIDHVLGERKRQISGQLGGRVVQRERRRAVWLDRQEISLEVGRESEAIAVRFVDVEGKAGHVHLLQSPWKPGDPVWQGTIDGHFVAVQARPIANGIRLAHQGVEVPVYVWTEAEAASARLMPVTTASDTGKKLLCPMPGLIVSIAVTEGQEVKAGETLAVVEAMKMQNVLRAEQDGTVKKIHASAGATLAVDALILEFA, translated from the coding sequence ATGTTCAAACGCATCCTGATCGCCAATCGCGGCGAAATCGCCTGCCGGGTCATCAAGACTGCCCGCCGGATGGGAATTGAAACGGTCGCGGTCTATTCCGAGGCCGACCGCGATGCCCTCCATGTCGAGATGGCCGACGAGGCCGTGCTGATCGGCCCGCCGGCTGCGGCCGAGAGCTATCTGGTGATCGAGAAGATCGTGGAGGCCTGCCGCAAGACGGGCGCACAGGCCGTGCATCCCGGCTACGGCTTCCTGTCCGAGCGCGAGGCGTTTCCGCGCGCGCTGGAGGCGGCCGGCCTCGTCTTCATCGGCCCGAACCCGGGCGCGATCGCCGCGATGGGCGACAAGATCGAATCCAAGAAGGCGGCCGCCAAGGCCAAGGTCTCGACCGTGCCGGGCCATCTCGGCGTCATCGAGGACGACAAGCACGCGGTCCGCATCGCCGACGAGATCGGCTACCCCGTGATGATCAAGGCCTCCGCCGGCGGCGGCGGCAAGGGCATGCGCATCGCGAATTCGAAGAGCGAGGTCGCCGAAGGCTTCAACCTCGCCAAGGCCGAGGCCAAGGCCTCGTTCGGCGACGACCGCGTCTTCGTCGAGAAGTTCATCGTCGATCCCCGCCACATCGAGATCCAGGTGCTGGGCGACAAGCACGGCAACGTCATCTATCTCGGCGAGCGCGAATGCTCGATCCAGCGCCGCAACCAGAAGGTCATCGAGGAAGCGCCGTCACCGCTGCTCGACGAGGCCACCCGCCGCAAGATGGGCGAGCAGGCGGTCGCGCTGGCCAAGGCCGTGAACTATGATTCCGCCGGCACCGTCGAGTTCGTCGCAGGCCAGGACAAGAGCTTCTACTTCCTGGAGATGAACACGCGCCTCCAGGTCGAGCATCCCGTCACCGAGCTCGTCACCGGCATCGACCTCGTCGAGCAGATGATCCGCGTCGCCGCAGGCGAGAAGCTCGGCCTTGCGCAGAAGGACGTCACGCTGACCGGGTGGGCCGTGGAATCCCGCCTCTACGCCGAAGACCCGTTCCGCAACTTCCTGCCCTCGATCGGGCGCCTGGTGAAGTATCGTCCGCCGGCGGAAGCGAGCCAGGACGGCATCACCATCCGCAACGACACCGGCGTGCAGGAAGGCGGCGAGATCTCGATCCATTACGATCCGATGATCGCCAAGCTCGTCACCCACGCGCCGTCGCGCGCGGCCGCGATCGAGGCACAGGCGACCGCGCTGGACTCGTTCTATGTCGACGGCATCCGTCACAACATCCCGTTCCTGTCGGCGCTGATGCATCATCCACGCTGGCGCGAGGGCCGGCTCTCGACCGGCTTCATCGCCGAGGAATTCCCCAAGGGCTTTGCGGTGCGCGTGCCCGAAGGCGAGGTCGCCCGGCGGATCGCCGCGGTCGGCGCCGCCATCGACCACGTGCTGGGTGAACGCAAGCGTCAGATTTCCGGTCAGCTTGGTGGCCGCGTCGTGCAGCGTGAGCGCCGCCGCGCGGTCTGGCTCGACCGCCAGGAGATTTCGCTCGAGGTCGGTCGCGAGAGCGAGGCGATCGCGGTGCGCTTCGTCGATGTCGAGGGCAAGGCCGGCCACGTGCATCTATTGCAGTCGCCGTGGAAGCCGGGCGATCCGGTCTGGCAGGGCACCATCGACGGCCATTTCGTCGCGGTGCAGGCCCGGCCGATCGCTAACGGCATCCGCCTCGCGCATCAGGGCGTCGAGGTGCCGGTCTATGTCTGGACCGAGGCGGAGGCCGCCTCGGCGCGGCTGATGCCTGTGACCACGGCCTCCGACACCGGCAAGAAGCTGCTCTGCCCGATGCCCGGGCTCATCGTCTCGATCGCGGTGACGGAAGGGCAGGAGGTCAAGGCCGGCGAGACGCTCGCGGTGGTCGAAGCCATGAAGATGCAGAACGTGCTCCGCGCCGAGCAGGACGGTACCGTCAAGAAGATCCACGCCAGCGCCGGTGCGACGCTCGCGGTGGACGCACTGATTTTGGAGTTTGCGTAA
- a CDS encoding DNA helicase — protein MRLSAPIYHLKRKAKRLSREEGIPLHDALDRIATTEGFSAWSMLAAKAAAMTPANRLFPQFRPGDLVLVGARPGQGKTLMSLELAVEAMKSGHRAAFFSLEYTGKDVLDRLRAIGVDPAQFADMFEVDCSDAISADYVVKQMAAAPRGTVVVIDYLQLLDQRRENPDVTVQVRALKSFARDKGLIVVFISQIDRSYDPSVKPCPDLDDVRLPNPLDLKLFDKRASSTIPRFSSGRRADGFRPRVGWFTRGLQHHAAFRATSSLPAM, from the coding sequence ATGAGACTCTCTGCACCCATCTATCATCTGAAGCGCAAGGCGAAGCGCCTGTCCCGCGAGGAAGGCATTCCGCTCCACGACGCGCTTGACCGCATCGCCACGACGGAAGGGTTTTCCGCCTGGAGCATGCTTGCGGCAAAAGCCGCCGCGATGACGCCGGCCAATCGGCTGTTCCCGCAATTCCGGCCGGGTGACCTGGTGCTGGTCGGGGCGCGCCCCGGTCAGGGCAAGACGCTGATGAGCCTCGAGCTTGCCGTGGAGGCGATGAAGTCGGGCCATCGCGCCGCGTTCTTCTCGCTCGAATACACCGGGAAGGATGTGCTGGACCGCCTTCGCGCGATCGGCGTCGATCCCGCGCAATTCGCTGACATGTTCGAGGTCGATTGCTCGGACGCGATCAGCGCCGATTACGTTGTCAAGCAGATGGCCGCAGCACCCCGCGGCACGGTCGTGGTGATCGACTATCTGCAACTGCTCGACCAGCGGCGGGAAAACCCCGACGTGACCGTTCAGGTGCGCGCACTAAAATCGTTCGCGCGCGACAAGGGGCTGATCGTCGTCTTCATCTCGCAGATCGACCGGTCCTATGATCCCTCAGTCAAGCCGTGCCCCGACCTCGACGATGTCCGCCTGCCGAACCCGCTGGATCTGAAGCTGTTCGACAAGCGTGCTTCCTCAACAATTCCGAGGTTCAGTTCCGGGCGGCGAGCTGACGGCTTCAGGCCGCGGGTGGGATGGTTCACCCGCGGCCTGCAACATCATGCTGCCTTCAGGGCAACCTCGAGCTTGCCGGCGATGTAG